One genomic segment of Phycisphaerae bacterium includes these proteins:
- a CDS encoding Hpt domain-containing protein — translation MSSSDQPEIFSTLGNDPDMVELIQEFVNALPERVKSIEAAMNANDLETLRRLAHQLKGASGGYGFELLGQAAASLEQSAKAASSVNQVTGQVQEFVSLCQRAKVAPA, via the coding sequence ACGCTGGGCAACGATCCCGACATGGTGGAGCTGATCCAGGAGTTCGTCAACGCCCTGCCTGAGCGGGTCAAGTCGATCGAGGCGGCGATGAACGCGAACGATCTTGAGACTCTCCGGCGTCTCGCCCACCAACTCAAAGGCGCCAGCGGCGGCTACGGATTCGAGCTACTCGGCCAAGCCGCAGCGTCGCTGGAACAGTCCGCCAAAGCGGCCAGTTCGGTGAACCAGGTCACCGGGCAGGTTCAGGAATTCGTCTCACTCTGCCAGCGAGCCAAAGTCGCTCCAGCCTGA
- a CDS encoding uracil-DNA glycosylase — MLRGSLVRHLETDLLLGVRAVPLSVPAPSRRSPPATPPQPQHPADGISSLTTHGAVQRPSAACPQGVPPELRRQAALSENEIAQRREALRQLDEQEVKPCTKCHLCRTRTKTVFGQGHPAARLVFVGEAPGRDEDLQGLAFVGKAGQLLSRMIEAMGLSRDDVFICNTLKCRPPENRTPALDEIAACWPFLDRQLQIIQPEVIVALGKPASQTLLRTTESIGRLRGQFHDYHISGMPMAGKPTPLMPTFHPAYLLRDPSEKGKAWSDLKQVMALLGLPIPA; from the coding sequence ATGCTCCGCGGCTCGCTGGTCCGCCACCTGGAAACCGACCTCCTCCTCGGCGTCCGCGCCGTGCCGTTGTCGGTGCCGGCGCCATCTCGGAGAAGCCCGCCAGCGACTCCGCCTCAACCGCAACACCCCGCCGACGGCATATCGTCATTAACCACCCATGGAGCGGTTCAGCGCCCCTCGGCGGCCTGCCCCCAGGGCGTACCTCCGGAACTCCGACGGCAGGCTGCCCTCTCCGAGAATGAGATCGCCCAACGGCGGGAGGCCCTTCGCCAACTGGATGAGCAGGAAGTGAAGCCCTGCACCAAATGCCATCTGTGCCGCACCCGGACCAAGACCGTCTTCGGCCAGGGTCATCCAGCCGCCCGGCTGGTGTTCGTCGGCGAGGCTCCGGGACGTGACGAGGACCTCCAGGGTCTGGCCTTCGTGGGCAAGGCCGGCCAGCTGCTCAGCAGGATGATCGAAGCGATGGGACTGAGCCGCGACGACGTTTTCATCTGCAATACGCTGAAGTGCCGGCCGCCCGAGAACCGAACACCGGCGCTCGACGAAATAGCCGCCTGCTGGCCTTTCCTGGACCGACAACTCCAGATCATCCAACCGGAGGTGATCGTGGCCCTCGGCAAACCCGCCAGCCAGACCCTCCTCCGAACCACGGAAAGCATCGGGCGGCTACGCGGCCAGTTCCACGACTACCACATCTCGGGAATGCCCATGGCTGGCAAGCCTACGCCGCTCATGCCTACCTTTCACCCTGCCTATCTCCTGAGGGATCCATCGGAGAAGGGCAAGGCGTGGAGCGACCTGAAGCAGGTCATGGCCCTCCTGGGTTTGCCGATACCCGCATGA